From Parasteatoda tepidariorum isolate YZ-2023 chromosome 1, CAS_Ptep_4.0, whole genome shotgun sequence, one genomic window encodes:
- the LOC122270969 gene encoding zinc finger BED domain-containing protein 5-like — MDKWLIKIPTNKSATPSQPSCSASNPTSSKTKKRKYDESYLQYGFTCSSHNNEEQPVCLICKEVLAAESMKPSKLQRHLNTKHATLSKKPIEYFERLLQTSNKEKNTLEKYVTLNDKYLLASYEVSYLIAKTKKPFTIGEQLLLPAAIRMSEIVHGKQYAAEISKIPLSNDTVSKRISDISNDQFQQLLMRLKDSSKFAIQLDESTDISKMAQLLLFVRYIYEGSIHEDILFCRPLEGHTRGKDIYKKVNEFFEKEGLNWKNCVGVCTDGAAAMTGQDLGFTAFVKAGNDHITFTHCMIHREALVVKKIAPELNTVFFDAVKIINFIKSRALNSRLFKNLCIDMDSDYTSLLLHAEVRWLSRGRSLKRLLTLKDEVLIFLTEQNSNLADYFQDNLWLLKLCYLADIFDKINDMNLSMQGVCVNMFMLKNKLEAFVKKILIWKNRVESGSLEMFPFTDEYIISNNISKKDTPITKIIVNHLKDMEVYMHRYFPNDIDTQQWICNPFSIEMEEINFLNLKAQEEFAELTSDTTLRLRFSQVPVHEFWIEIKSEYPLLSEMAMNKLLPFCTTYLCESAFSTLTYIKSKYRSTLINVENLLRSALTQIEPRFNYLCKNKQSHPSH, encoded by the coding sequence ATGGATAAATGGCTAATTAAAATTCCAACTAATAAGTCTGCCACGCCGTCACAACCAAGTTGCAGTGCTTCAAATCCGACTtctagcaaaacaaaaaaaagaaaatatgacgAATCATATTTGCAGTATGGCTTCACATGCTCTTCTCACAACAATGAAGAACAACCAGTGTGCTTAATTTGCAAAGAAGTTTTGGCTGCAGAAAGCATGAAACCGTCAAAACTGCAACGACATTTGAATACTAAACATGCAACGTTATCAAAAAAGCCAATAGAATATTTTGAGCGTCTTTTGCAAAcatcaaataaagaaaagaacacTTTGGAGAAGTATGTTACTTTGAATGATAAATATCTATTGGCATCGTATGAAGTTTCGTATTTGATAGCAAAAACGAAAAAGCCTTTTACTATTGGAGAGCAACTTTTACTACCTGCAGCTATAAGAATGTCTGAAATTGTTCATGGAAAACAGTATGCTGCTGAAATTAGTAAAATTCCATTATCAAATGACACTGTGTCCAAAAGAATTTCAGACATTAGCAATGATCAATTTCAACAGCTTCTTATGAGGCTTAAAGACAGCTCAAAGTTTGCAATACAACTGGACGAGTCGACAGACATTTCAAAAATGGCACAGTTGTTACTTTTTGTAAGATATATTTATGAGGGAAGCATTCATGAAGATATACTGTTTTGTCGTCCTCTGGAAGGTCATACTCGTggaaaagatatatataaaaaagtaaatgagttttttgaaaaagaaggattaaattggaaaaattgtgTTGGTGTGTGCACGGACGGTGCTGCAGCAATGACCGGACAAGATCTTGGTTTTACAGCATTTGTTAAAGCTGGAAATGATCATATTACATTTACACATTGTATGATTCACCGAGAGGCacttgttgttaaaaaaattgcaccagAATTAAACACTGTGTTTTTTGATGCAGTCAAAatcattaactttattaaaagtcgagcacttaatagtcgattgtttaaaaatttgtgcattGATATGGATTCGGATTATACAAGTTTATTGCTACATGCTGAAGTTAGGTGGCTATCAAGAGGTCGAAGTTTGAAAcgattattaactttaaaagatgAAGTTCTTATATTTCTAACAGAGCAAAATTCTAATTTGGCCGattattttcaagataatttaTGGCTTCTCAAGCTATGCTATTTGGcagatatttttgataaaatcaatGATATGAATTTATCAATGCAGGGAGTCTGCGTTAATatgtttatgttaaaaaataaacttgaggcctttgttaaaaaaattcttatatggAAGAACAGAGTGGAAAGTGGATCGCTCGAAATGTTTCCATTTACTGACGAGTATATAATTagtaacaatatttcaaaaaaagatactcctataacaaaaattatagttaatcaTTTGAAGGATATGGAAGTTTACATGCATAGGTATTTTCCCAATGATATCGATACACAACAATGGATTTGCAATccattttcaattgaaatggaagaaattaattttttaaacttaaaagcaCAAGAAGAATTTGCCGAATTAACAAGTGATACTACCTTGCGACTTAGATTTTCTCAAGTGCCTGTGCATGAATTTTGGATAGAAATCAAATCAGAATATCCCCTACTATCGGAAATGGCAATGAACAAATTACTGccattttgtacaacatatttATGTGAATCAGCCTTTTCCACATTAActtacataaaatcaaaataccgTTCAACTTTAATAaacgttgaaaatttattacgaTCTGCACTAACTCAAATTGAGCctagatttaattatttgtgtaaaaataaacaatcacaTCCGTcacattaa